The Spea bombifrons isolate aSpeBom1 chromosome 4, aSpeBom1.2.pri, whole genome shotgun sequence genome segment TCTGCGTGCGGAATAAACATCGTGTGTCCTTTACTTCACTTTGCTGAAAGCTGCCGGGCGCGCctcttgtatgtgtgtgtctgtgtgtctgtgtctgtgtgtctgccGGGCGCACctcttgtatgtatgtgtgtgtgtctgtgtgtctgtcggGCGAGTGCCTCTTGTATGTCTGCGTGTCTGTTGGACGCCTCTCTTGTTGTTAACacctgtttgtttgtttttcagctTGTAGACAAAGTTGGCGAGAGTAACAACATGGTATAACAGACCGGCGCACACGCTATTTACACGCACCTTTCTGCCAGGAAAGTGCAAACCAAGATTAACCTGTTACTTTCCAGCCGAGGGTCCGCATCATGCATTAGAACTCAGTATGTGGGGCAGACTGCAGCCCGCGAGCCGTCGGATGAACCGTCTCCGGAAGCTTCCGGCGGATCCGGGAACATAACaggatttcattttatttatggaaaCGCGGATGAAGCACGAGAGACTTTAACGTGATGCGTGAAACATGATGCGTGAAACGTGACGGGCCGCGGcgtttttaagaaaacaaaaaaaaaaagattaaaataagaaacctgggttattattattgtgcgaataaaagcagattttgtaCATGTGGTGACGATCGTCTGCTCGCTCGGAGGGGCTGCGGGGAAACTGCTTGTTTGTGTTGTAAGCGGTCGGTGACCGAGCCGCTCGCCTGTAAATACTCGCCGATTCGTTATTCGCAGAGAACGTTCCGGACGGTGCGACGTCGCGTATCGGGAATGGGGACCGCGTCTCTGATCCAGTCCGAGTCGTTATGATCCATCCCCTGAAAAGCCCCTATCACTCCCAGCCGAGAAATAAACGTGTTACTCTGGTGATCTGTCTTGTAACGTGTTCTGCCGGCTCTTCACATGCGGCTCCTGTGCTTATCGCTGAAACCCAGCTGTTTTGTGGCCCTCCGGGGCGGAGGCCGGACAGCCCTGTGTGTTGCTGCTTGCAACGCGTTGGGGATGCGCTCGTGGTGAGCGTCtgtttggggggaggggttCACCAGGGGCGCAGCCGTCGTCTCTCTGCTGCCGGACGGCGTTTTGGGGGTAAAATTGGAATTGAATAAATTTCTTATCCCTTATTATATcgtttttggggtattttgtgtgttttgttgcgTTTCGCAGGCCTTGAGGATAAAGCCGAAGGTGACCAATGGGTGCGCTGAGCGGGCGAGCCCGGCCCTCGTTCCCTGTTCCAAAAACCGTTAAAACCACCGACTTATTAAAAGGAACAGattattaaatgcatataatGCAGAAAAAGGATCCAGAGCGCATGTAACGATGCTTTGGCTGAGGATGCTGGGACTTGTAGCCGCTGAATCCTCTGCGAATAGCGTTCTGTGGGTTATACCGTATACAGGTTCCGGGGTTTAGTTTGGTCtggatttgggggttaaatgCTCGATTTGTCACTGTTTTCCTGCGGTCTCTGCGGACGAGCCCCTCTCTGGGGTCCGGAGTGCATTTATATCGATCCGGCCCGGGGTATTAGGACTTGGTTACTGGAACGCGGTTCTCTGGCGCTTGTTTTCAGGTTTTACCCCGGACCCCTGCGACGAATCCTTCACTTTCTTATGCGCGGTTCCAGGGGTGCTGTCCCAAACTTAGCGCGGTTCTAGGGCCGGCTGCGGTTCTCGGACTGGTTGCGCTTCTAGGGCCGGCTGCGGTTCTAGGGCTGAGCGCGGTTCTAGGGCCGGCTGCGGTTCTAGGGCTGAGCGCGGTTCTAGGGCCGGCTGCGGTTCTAGGGCTGAGTGCGGTTCTAGGGCCGAGTGCGGTTCTAGGGCCGGCTGCGGTTCTAGGGTCGGCTGCGCTTCTAGGGTCGGCTGCGCTTCTAGGGCCGGCTGCAGTTCTAGGGCTGAGCGCGGTTCTAGGGCCGGCTGCGGTTCTAGGGCCGGCTGCGGTTCCGGGAGGGTTTCCGGTGCCAGGCGTCCGTCCGCTGTCGTAGGAGGAGGAATCGCTATCTTTTCTTATCTCCGGTGCGGTTTCTGCATTTGCTGCGATGTGTGCGGACAGCTGATACATGCGCGGATCTGCATGCAGCTGATCTCGGTGTCGGGCGTGGAATCTGTCGGGATCACCCGGTACCGTCCGTCCGCAGAGCTGCCCCAGGCGGCTTTGGAAGAGAGAACGAGCGTTTAAAGGTCCGATGGTGCGACGGGCCGCGGGGGAGCTTTTGGCGTTTCCGTGGTAACGCTCATACACTAATAGGGTTGTTTCCAGTGATTTATGGCTGGCGGCAGAATTAGTCGCATCTGCTGCGGTGCCGTTAAAACGTAACGTCCGGGATTTATGGGCTCCCCGCGTGGAATTgcgcagcgctgcagaatatgacgaTGTCGTTAAAATTGATcgataataaataagaataaaatctGCTGCCATATATTTCCCTAAATGAAACCGAttgattttaatgttttctgcaACACATAGAAACCTGGAGTctcccggcagatcggcccccgtcggccCGTCTATTTGCTGCTTCTCCCactgtctcgtcttagattcaggagccgtatgtctatcccatgcatgtttaatcccctcactgtattaccctctaccacctctgctcggagactgttccacttatccaccaccctctcagtaacttAAAACTTCCTTCTGTTCCacctcagcctctgaccctctagtgttcgATTCCGGTCTCTGgggttttttcattttatataatattagagCCCCTcagattatatatttcatatttcaaaactaaaataaaacattttggatgaaaaagcaaaaagcgtctctccttttctttgttttaaccctttaaccccGCAGGGATTGTTTATTGGCGTCAGGCGGTGGTCCGTTGGGTTTCTGATAAGTGGTTTGAGCTCGTCTCTTGTAGGCGAAGAGTTAAAATCCTCTCGTGGGCCCTTAGACCTGGCTTTAACCCATTGAGGTCCGGTGCAGTGATTGTGAGTGACGGTCAGTTAGTAAAATCGCGGCTCATTATCTGAATCACCTTTAGCTCGGAGCCGCGGATATCGATCACCCGGCGAAGCGGTGACAGGTGATTGGTCAGAGGGGGCGAGGATGAAGTTGATGTCTTCGGAATATGGCAGCTTGTAATGTCCACCCGTCAATCACCGCCCTGGGATGGAAAAAGCCCCAAGGAGGAGCCATCGGGGCGTCCTCCTCGCCGTCTCCGGGGCTGACACGAGGTCCCATCACTACAGATTAATCCCCGGGACGGGAGAAGGGAGGAGATCTGCCCTCCGATGGTTTAAAACCCGGCGCCGAGCGGGGTAGGTGGGCACAGGCATCCTCCGCTCCAGCTGCCCCAGGACAAAGCAGGATGAAGGTGAGTCCCCGACGTGCTGCCCCCGGTAACAATGTAACAACATTAACAAGTTACCCGCAAAATGTATCGCCCGGGGCGTAAACGGAGACTTAACAgaaaatagaactatttaaaaaaaaaaaatctgcatcttTTCAAGTACTTTATTTTCCCCTAAATATACGACATTTATTGAAATCTTTCATGACGCGATTAATCCAATTATTCACTGAATTTATTTGCTAATATCATACCGTCAAAAAAGATTTAAAGTCACAAATTCTGATTATCAAACGTCATTTcgtgatatttttctttttactttgattttttttcctttaagaagactttttttgggggggtaagaGTATCATAAATTAAGccataattttagttttttaagaaatatatatttttttgttaaatctcttttttttagcCGTATGAACAATTCTTTTTAACTGTTTGATCTCCAGACATGGTCCCGCGTCGGCTGCGTcacttcttttatttatttgtatctattttgttaaatttaggGGGATAAAGCGATGTTTTATGGGGAATCAGGCTGGAGACTCGGCAGCGGGGAATCTCTTTTTTCTCCCCGTTTCGGTTCCGCTCTCCGGTTAATGTACCGGATAATAAGCGACAGCTCAGCCGCCGAGCGAGACATCCGGAGAGATTTATTAAGGTCACGTTATGTTTCTCGCTGTGTTTTCAGGACTTCAGCTCTCATACGACGTGCGTCCTGATCCTGCTGCTGGCGGCGTCCATGCTCGGCCCCTCGGGGGGGATCTCCCAGGTACCCGCTTGTCTCCTTTAATTACGTGGCCAGGATTCTCTCGCGCTCTCTAACgtcttctttcctttctttacGGAAGAACCATTTCCAGAGGAGAAACTGGACCCCGCAGGCCATGCTGTATCTGAAGGGGGCCCGTGAGTAAAACGGCTTTAACTAAAATAACGATTATTTCACGCGGTTACCGGCGCGGAAACGTTTTAACAAAGTTAAGGATCCCGAGCCCCCCGGATCCTTCGTGTTTCACTTATGAGACAGAGAGGGACCGGTCCCGCGGCTCTCGCAGGTTTCCTCCGCCGGCGACACGTTTACTCCTGAAAATTATGACGTCATCAAAAcgtgtagaatttttttttttaattcttaaaaaaatttatattctCAGATTTTCGcaagttggggttttttttatgttgaaaaTTATTAcgctggttatatatatatataaaaatataaatctataatatTCTGATGATTATAAACAATCCCGGCTGTTTTTGGGGATATTTATGCCAGAGATCGGCTGTAAatgattgttattttttctCGCAGAGGGACGCAGATTTATTTCCGATGAAAGCCAAAGAAAAGACCTTTACGACCGGCTGCAGCTGGGTAATTCCTCTATAATATTACAGAACGTTTATTTATCCCACAAATTACTGTCACATTTTCACCCCTTTTTCCAAATTTTCTTTAACCCCCCCCGGAagttagtacatttttttttacattttgttttggaatCTGATTCATTTCACCCAGATGCTTCTTATAACAAAGTAACAAAGTGATATTTATTATAGGAAGCATCTCGATGACATTATTcaaatttgaaaataaaatatatttaaaaaaaaacacatcattcCAAGATGATTTGCTGTCACCCAATGAGATCGCACGGAAAGCAGTCATGTGACTGGCGTGGGGCACATAATGGGCATCGGCGCCTCCAGCTCAGACAGTTTGGTCTTTATAATGATGTAATGATTTCTATGATGTAATCAGCGTCGCTATACGGGGGGGGGCTGATCCGTGGGGCTtcctgccctttaacccccgtTAATCCGGAGCGGTCTAAGCTTTcggttatttatgtttatttcacAATCTGTCTAAATCCAATTTATGGTTTTGTCGTTTTCTAGAGACGCGCAGGAACACGAGTCCGATCACCATCTCGGAGGCCGCGGCGATGTTCCTGAGCTCCCTCCAGAAAGCCCGAGAAGAGGGTGAGTTCCTAAACACCCAGAACCCGCCGGgggtataaatacataaataacgcCAATTCCCCCCAAAAGGGCAGAAGGGTAACTGGGCAGGGGAGACGGCAGGAGGGTAACTGGGCAGGGGAGACGGCAGGAGGGTAACTGGGCAGAGGAGACGGCAGGAGGGTAACTGGGCAGAGGAGACGGCAGGAGGGTAACTGGGCAGAGGAGACGGCAGGAGGGTAACTGGGCAGAGGAGGCGGCAGGAGGGTAACTGGGCAGAGGAGACGGCAGGAGGGTAACTGGGCAGAGGAGACGGCAGGAGGGTAACTGGGCAGGGGAGACGGCAGGAGGGTAACTGGGCAGAGGAGACGGCAGGAGGGTAACTGGGCAGAGGAGACGGCAGGAGGGTAACTGGGCAGAGGAGACGGCAGGAGGGTAACTCCAGAATATCTAAAAAGAGATTTTTAGTGTTATTTATTCCAAAAATGTCTGTGTAGAATGGGGCAATATTTCTGAAAGGTGGGGGTTCTTCTCATGCCCTCCGGGGGTATCAGAGATACATGCGGTAACCGTGACAGCCAGCCGTTATTAATGCCCGTGATTTTTTTCTCGCAGGCGAGGACGAGTCCGCCGAGCAGCCGGGGTATCTGCCGGACGGGTTCTTCGGCTGGTGAATTCCTCGTCTCCGCGTTCTCGGCTGCTCGCGAATCCCGTTCCGTGTGAAAATGTTCCATGTGAAACTCTCCGCGCTCCGCGGACGGCACCCCGCTAACGCCTCGCAGACTTCCAAAACACGCCAGTAAAGCGGCCACGGGCGGCCTCGTCATTACGCGCTCATCACTGCGACTCGCTTCACTTCTGCTTAACTCGCCGAAAATTCAAACGATgcgatatttatttttcttcatgaAACCGATCAATAAAGTCAATCCGAGGTATTTTGGATACATTTGTGTGCGGCGTTCTTGGTGTTTccgtatttttattaataaatgaataaatggatAGGGATTTGAGGCTTGGGAAGCAGGAGATTCCGAGGAACTTTTTCTGCCTTCGTCCCGATGAACGGAATCCGGacgttattttaaataatcctGGAAACTCCTCCCTGATATTAACTGAAATTAGGCTTCGTATCAAACACTGACTACACGGTTTACTTTatagagagggtggtggataagtggaacagcctcccagcagaagtggtagagggtaatacagcgagggtaaacacgcatgggatagacatacggctcctgaatctaatatgagaccaacgactgattaaggtttgagtctttacagcaggagaaacgggggccgccgggggccatTCTGCCGCCAGGTTCGGGGTTTCTGtgtaaataattgtatttataaattattgatgattattattatggattAGCGTTAATTTCACTCATTTTGAGGTCCTGGATTATCAAGTTCTTTGGCTTTTGCTTCAATAATTTGCTATTTTCAGTTATTTTCAGTTATTTCGGATTTATTCTGGAATATGtttgtggttgttttttttcttgtcagaTATTCCGTATTTTAAGGAAAGGTCggactcttcatcttcatcTCTTTAACCATCAGTTCTGCCCCATTAACCCGGAAAGAGACgtgtcgggggagggggggttataaaTTGATTGTTGAAATTAGGGGTTAATAACCACTGAGAAGAACTAAATGCCATAAAAGATAACATAATATAAGAAAATTCCCAGAAAAAAGGgtaaaattaagaaaacaaaaatctttttctttctttcttttttttattttttagggttTCATGTTCGTTTTGGGAAACGGAAAAAGAGCGTTTTAGGCGGATTTAAAATATCTGTAGATTTTcacaaaaagctttttttttacctctaaaTTTCTAAACGTGGAATTTCTATATTTTCGGAAATGTCTCAACGTTTCAGTTTCTGTTCTCGccgtgttttttcttctttccgtGAGGCGCTTGCTCGAGAGAAAACAAGGATTTGATGTTCTGCCGATCTTTCTCTGCCTCCTCGTCTTCGTCGTACCTCTCCTCCTCATCGTCGTCGTCTTCATCTTCACTGTGGTGGGGGGTGGAATGCTGGGAGACCGAGGGGGACGGGGGGACCGATGAAGGCCGCGGGAAGCGGAAGCCATCGGTCTGCAGAAAGAAAGTTAAGGGTTAATGCCGCGGGGTCACCTCTCACACTGCCAACCCTGAGCCTCCATCTACAGAGACTCTCTCACCACAGAACCCTAGAACCTgcgggcagatcggcccccggcggcccatctagtcgcctgtttcaaaccttaatcagtcgtcggtctcgtcttagattcaggagccatatgtctataccacttctgcagggaggctgttccacgtatctatcAGCCTCCCAGTAGCAACCAATTCAATACAAGTTTTTAGCAACTCCGTACTGACAAAATCTGTCCCCCTCCAGCCTCTCATGTCCCTCCTGTGTCGCGTCTCTGACGGGTCCCCCTCCTCACCCCCCATTTCACGTTTCCCTGTTGTACAGCGGTATGGATTATGTTGATGTCATAAATAAATCTCATTTCCATGACAATCACTTTTTCCtcagcaccccccccccttgagAACATGCGCGGGGCTGACAGCGAGGCTCTGACCTCATCGCGAGGATTTCACTACATCTTATAGGCTTATTGATCCTGAGATCTAATGAAGTGTAGAAAGTTATTTACGGCGGCGGCTCCTAAAATATTGAATAAAATTCCTTTTTCGCTTGAAAGTTTTACtgcaaaaaaactgttttttattCCGTTGCCCAAAAACCTGCAGAATGCGGCCCTTTAAATCCAGACtttgtatcaaaaaaaaaaaaaaagactcttaCCTTTGGCGGGGCGCTGGGCTCCATTTGGAAGCGGTCAGGGAAGCTCCTGCAGAGGGCAAGGTGTCGCGCATGCATATAAAACTGATAGACGGGAAATAACGGGGAAATCGGTTATGAGGAACTCACATATTCTAAATAACTGACATTTCACTTACAGGAAAACTCtgaaataagttaaaaaagtacaaaaaaaaatcagaaaagttTGTTGGGAATTATATGAGGTCCGATTTcttgtgtttcatttttttgtgtttcttatttattaaaaaaggtgCGGAAAACCGGCTCGGGTATTAAAGGGCCGGAAACgcctttatttattatatattatactattatatatattatatattatatatataatatatattttatatatattatactattattatatattatactattatatatatatatactatgtttCTGATTGGACCACTCCATTCGTTGCTATGGGAATAAGACCATTTTTCATTGTAAATAAATCAAGCAGCTCGCTACAGGACCGCTCCCCACCATCACCAGCGTGGCCCGGGGACCACGGGAGTGTTTGTGCCGAGGGCCCCCGGGTGTAAGTCAGCCTCTTACTCGGCCCAGGTAGCGCCAGTCCAGTAAGTCGGAGAGCCGCTCGGTCCGGTTCCGCTGGATGATCCGCTGGCGACGGGATTGTTGGCAGAAAGCGTAGAGTAACTGCGTCAGCTGGTTACACGACTCGTCCGGGGAGCGGAAGCGCCTGTCCACGATGTATATTCCTAACGGCACGGAGACCAAGCGGTTACCCCGTACCCCCAAATACACAGTCTGTGCGGCATATATGCATGGGACATACAGGAGATATACACGGGATATACATGGGATATACACGGGACATACATGGGATATACACAGGATACACACAGGAAACACGGGATATACATGGGACATACATGGGATATACACAGGATACACACAGGAAACACGGAATATACATGGGATATACATGGGATA includes the following:
- the SPX gene encoding spexin is translated as MKDFSSHTTCVLILLLAASMLGPSGGISQNHFQRRNWTPQAMLYLKGAQGRRFISDESQRKDLYDRLQLETRRNTSPITISEAAAMFLSSLQKAREEGEDESAEQPGYLPDGFFGW